A region of the Nitrospinota bacterium genome:
GGCCGCCGGATGTGTGGCGGGTGGACTCATTTTCCGGCAACAGCCACTCGCTGGTATTGAATCCGTCGCCGTCGTCGCTTATCACATACTTCACCCCTTCGGGCGAAAGAACATATTTCACCCGCACCTTGCGGCCACGGTACGCTGGATTTTTCAGGCGTTTGCGGACCTCTTTTTTAAACTCGTCGCCGCTCATCTCCACTTTCTTGTGTGGGCTGATGGCCAGATTGCCGTGGTAAATGGCGTTTGCAACGGCCTCCGTGAGCGCGATTGCCACAAGCCTGGACTCAAGCTGCGAACATACGCCCGCCCGCGCCAGGTTTTCCACCAGCAGGTCCACAGCGGGGCCGATGGACGATTCTTCCGATGGGAAGACGAACACCCTCTCTTCTTTTTCAAGGCAGCAGTACATTTTGCGGGCCGTTATCTGGTCTTTGCGTGGGGCCAGGGCGATGTCCGCCGCATGGGCAACTTCTTCGGCGGTGAACGGTTCCAGCAAAAGGTCCGCCGCCCCGGCCCGCAGGGTCTTCACGGCGCCCACGCTTGTCACCTGCCCGGCCATGATGATGAAAATGGAATCAGGGAGAAGTTTTTTGCCTTCGGCCAGCAGGCTCAACCCGGCCGGTTCCTCTCCGATCCTGGCGATCACCAGGTCAT
Encoded here:
- a CDS encoding ATP-binding protein, which encodes MVVSKTKVLIIEGNAGLRYELKRVFAQRGHSVTLFSRAAKGLEKMRSGYYDLVIARIGEEPAGLSLLAEGKKLLPDSIFIIMAGQVTSVGAVKTLRAGAADLLLEPFTAEEVAHAADIALAPRKDQITARKMYCCLEKEERVFVFPSEESSIGPAVDLLVENLARAGVCSQLESRLVAIALTEAVANAIYHGNLAISPHKKVEMSGDEFKKEVRKRLKNPAYRGRKVRVKYVLSPEGVKYVISDDGDGFNTSEWLLPENESTRHTSGGRGLMLLRRLMDEVYYNDKGNEVTLVKRMGKK